One part of the Helicobacter cetorum MIT 99-5656 genome encodes these proteins:
- a CDS encoding COG3014 family protein produces the protein MKHFILLLWAVLLLSGCIGYRADLAHFNTLYYEESPKKAYEYSKQFTKQKKNALLWDMQNGLSALYARDYKASLEILDKAENRFDATQNAFLKGASYVGATMVNDNVRVYGGNIYEGVLINYYKAIDYMLLNDSANARVQFNRANERQRRAKEFYYKEVQKAIKEMDSNKQHRINMERSREEASQILNATYSNLDKYRAYQGLINPVVSYLSGLFYALEGDKNKGLGYLNEAFGVSQNPVVANDLLFFQRPTNDTFTWIIIEDGKEPQKSEFKIDVPIFMIDSIYNASLALPRLEDGEAFYQNFSLQKGEKTIPFETLSLMDAVVASEFRKQLPYIVTRAILSATFKLSMQAVANYYLGFLGGLVTSLYAGVSTFADTRNTSIFAHKFYVMRLKNKAFENYSVKADLTNAFSFFLQPCEKPLNTEEPPFEFVRTKQIFCSNRHNILYVRSFKNGFIMKHLK, from the coding sequence TTGAAGCATTTTATCCTGTTACTTTGGGCGGTTCTATTGCTATCAGGCTGTATAGGTTATCGTGCTGATTTGGCTCATTTTAACACGCTCTATTATGAAGAAAGCCCTAAAAAAGCTTATGAATATTCCAAGCAATTCACTAAGCAAAAAAAGAACGCCCTTTTGTGGGATATGCAAAATGGCTTGAGTGCTTTATATGCAAGAGATTACAAGGCTTCTTTGGAGATACTAGATAAGGCTGAAAACCGCTTTGATGCAACGCAAAACGCTTTTTTAAAGGGGGCTAGTTATGTGGGTGCTACTATGGTTAATGACAATGTGCGTGTTTATGGGGGGAATATTTATGAAGGGGTTTTAATCAATTATTATAAAGCCATTGATTACATGCTTTTGAATGATAGTGCGAACGCTAGGGTGCAATTCAATCGTGCGAATGAACGCCAGCGAAGGGCTAAAGAATTTTATTACAAAGAAGTTCAAAAAGCTATAAAAGAAATGGATTCTAACAAGCAGCACCGCATTAACATGGAGCGTTCTAGAGAAGAAGCGAGCCAAATTCTAAACGCTACTTATTCTAATTTGGATAAATACCGAGCTTATCAAGGCTTGATTAATCCTGTTGTCTCGTATCTTTCAGGGCTTTTTTACGCTTTAGAAGGGGATAAGAATAAGGGGTTAGGCTATTTGAATGAAGCGTTCGGAGTTAGTCAAAATCCTGTCGTAGCTAATGATTTACTCTTTTTTCAACGCCCTACTAATGACACTTTCACTTGGATTATCATTGAAGATGGCAAAGAGCCACAAAAAAGCGAATTTAAGATTGATGTGCCTATTTTTATGATTGATTCTATCTACAATGCGAGTTTAGCCTTACCAAGGCTAGAAGATGGCGAAGCGTTTTATCAAAACTTCAGCTTACAAAAGGGTGAAAAAACCATACCCTTTGAAACCTTGTCCTTAATGGATGCAGTAGTTGCAAGCGAGTTCAGAAAACAATTACCCTACATTGTAACCAGAGCGATTTTATCCGCTACTTTTAAACTAAGTATGCAAGCGGTTGCAAATTATTATTTGGGATTTCTTGGGGGGTTAGTAACTTCATTGTATGCGGGTGTTAGCACCTTTGCGGATACGAGAAATACCAGCATTTTTGCCCATAAATTCTATGTCATGCGTTTAAAAAACAAAGCTTTTGAAAATTACTCTGTTAAGGCGGATTTAACGAACGCTTTTTCCTTTTTTTTACAGCCTTGTGAAAAACCACTTAACACTGAAGAACCCCCCTTTGAATTTGTGCGAACCAAACAAATCTTTTGTTCTAACCGCCATAATATTTTGTATGTTCGCAGTTTTAAAAATGGGTTTATTATGAAGCATTTGAAATGA
- a CDS encoding VirB4 family type IV secretion/conjugal transfer ATPase has protein sequence MLEKLVSTIKQKVSNYLLGVLPKSYSMSEENNILGLYDEHFLLTKNENLVGILSLEGISYTHLNMEQLQDLFTERQMALDSLEKVVVRIVAKRRKMDYRQNTQAKSKFVQAILDKFENKEVYENQYFLVLESTHSLWGVLEHKKQSLMRANKENFKDILSYKSHFLQETLKSLELQLKSYRPKLLNSREVLNFYAEYINGFELPLKPLVGGYLSDSYIASLVTFEKDYFIQERFNQKLYSRLIGIKAYESERITSIAIATLLYQEAHLDIVFSIEPMSVNKALNFLKERTKFSMSNLVKNELLEYQELVKTRRLSMQKFALNILIKAPSLESLDAQTSLVLGLLSKEGLVGVVETFGLKGGYFSFFPECIHLNHRLRFLTSKALACLMVFEKQNSGFRANSWGNSPLSVFKNLDSTPFLFNFHNQEVKHDRGSEVAKVNGHTLIIGATGSGKSTLMSFLMMSALKYEKMRLLAFDRMQGLYSFTKFFKGHYHDGLSFSINPFSLEPNAQNMQFLQSFYQAMLNIKDPTSRNKELIEDVNAISNAIMSLYETLYPKAFDLKDFKETLKRTSSNQLNLSLEPYLSNPLFNALNDTLNTNALLNVINLDAITQNPKDLGLLAYYLFYRILEESRKNDGGFLVFLDEFKSYVENDLLNTKINALITQARKANGVVVLALQDIYQLSGVKNAHSFLSNMGTLILYPQKNAKELKQNFNVPLSEMEISFLENTPLHSRQVLVKNLGDGSSNMIDVSLESLGHYLKIFNSDSSHVNKMKALQQDYPNKWREKLIGESN, from the coding sequence ATGTTAGAAAAGCTTGTAAGCACTATCAAGCAAAAGGTTTCAAACTATCTTTTAGGGGTTTTGCCTAAAAGCTATTCAATGAGTGAAGAAAACAATATTCTAGGCTTGTATGATGAGCATTTTTTACTCACTAAGAATGAAAATTTGGTCGGCATACTCAGTTTGGAAGGGATTAGCTACACGCATTTGAATATGGAGCAACTACAAGATTTATTCACTGAACGCCAAATGGCGTTAGATTCCTTAGAAAAAGTCGTGGTGCGCATTGTAGCTAAAAGGCGTAAGATGGACTACAGACAGAACACTCAAGCAAAATCTAAGTTCGTGCAAGCTATTTTGGATAAATTTGAAAATAAAGAAGTGTATGAAAATCAATATTTCTTAGTCTTAGAAAGCACGCATTCTTTATGGGGCGTTTTAGAGCATAAGAAACAATCTCTTATGCGTGCTAATAAAGAAAATTTTAAGGATATTCTCTCTTATAAATCACATTTTTTACAAGAAACTTTAAAAAGCCTGGAACTGCAACTCAAAAGTTATCGCCCCAAACTCTTAAACTCTAGAGAAGTTTTGAACTTTTATGCCGAATATATCAATGGGTTTGAACTGCCCCTAAAGCCCCTAGTAGGGGGGTATTTGAGCGATAGCTATATCGCTAGTTTGGTAACTTTTGAAAAAGATTATTTCATTCAAGAGCGTTTTAATCAAAAACTCTATAGTCGCTTAATCGGTATCAAAGCCTATGAGAGTGAACGCATCACTTCTATAGCCATTGCCACGCTTTTATACCAAGAAGCTCATTTGGACATTGTGTTTTCTATAGAGCCTATGAGCGTGAATAAGGCGTTGAATTTTTTAAAAGAACGCACCAAGTTTAGCATGTCTAATCTAGTCAAAAATGAGTTGTTAGAATATCAAGAGTTGGTTAAAACAAGGCGTTTGTCTATGCAAAAATTCGCCTTAAACATTCTTATAAAAGCCCCTAGTTTAGAGAGTTTAGACGCTCAAACAAGCTTAGTTTTAGGGCTTTTATCTAAAGAAGGTCTAGTGGGCGTAGTAGAAACTTTTGGCTTGAAAGGGGGGTATTTTTCTTTTTTTCCAGAATGCATTCATTTGAACCACCGCTTGCGTTTTTTGACTTCTAAAGCTTTGGCATGTTTAATGGTATTTGAAAAACAAAATTCAGGTTTTAGGGCTAATTCATGGGGGAATAGTCCCTTAAGTGTGTTTAAAAATTTGGACTCAACCCCTTTTTTATTTAACTTTCATAACCAAGAAGTTAAGCATGATAGGGGTAGCGAAGTTGCTAAAGTCAATGGACACACGCTTATTATTGGGGCTACAGGAAGCGGTAAAAGCACTTTAATGAGTTTTTTAATGATGAGTGCTTTGAAGTATGAAAAAATGCGCCTTTTAGCCTTTGACAGAATGCAAGGCTTATATTCTTTCACAAAGTTTTTTAAGGGGCATTATCATGATGGGCTTAGTTTTAGCATTAACCCTTTTTCTTTAGAGCCAAACGCACAGAACATGCAATTTTTGCAATCCTTTTATCAAGCGATGTTAAACATAAAAGACCCCACTTCACGCAATAAAGAATTGATAGAAGATGTGAATGCGATTTCTAATGCCATTATGAGTCTTTATGAAACCTTGTATCCTAAAGCCTTTGATTTAAAGGATTTTAAAGAAACGCTTAAAAGAACTTCATCTAATCAATTAAATTTGAGTTTAGAGCCGTATTTGAGTAACCCCCTTTTTAACGCTCTTAATGATACATTAAATACAAACGCCTTGTTAAATGTTATTAATTTAGACGCTATCACTCAAAACCCTAAAGATTTAGGGCTTTTAGCCTATTATTTGTTTTATAGAATTTTAGAAGAGTCTAGGAAAAATGATGGTGGGTTTTTGGTTTTTTTAGATGAGTTCAAATCTTATGTAGAAAATGATTTGCTTAATACCAAGATTAACGCTTTAATCACGCAAGCACGAAAGGCTAATGGCGTGGTGGTGTTAGCCTTACAGGATATTTACCAACTAAGTGGGGTAAAAAACGCTCATAGTTTTTTAAGCAACATGGGAACGCTTATTTTATACCCCCAAAAAAACGCCAAAGAGTTAAAACAAAATTTTAATGTGCCTTTAAGTGAAATGGAAATTTCTTTTTTAGAAAACACTCCTTTGCATTCAAGACAGGTTCTAGTCAAAAATCTAGGCGATGGGAGTTCTAATATGATTGATGTGAGTTTAGAGAGTTTAGGGCATTATCTAAAAATTTTTAACTCTGATTCTAGCCATGTTAATAAGATGAAAGCTTTACAACAAGATTATCCTAACAAGTGGCGTGAAAAATTGATAGGAGAATCAAACTAG
- a CDS encoding TrbC/VirB2 family protein, translated as MFAYFLKIIFLIGLCFSSLFAEGLEGFFNALEAQLKSPIAKGILMVIFIGIAIYVWRNLDRWKEILFTILGVVFGIFLFFKAPSLASWFMGIF; from the coding sequence ATGTTTGCTTATTTTTTAAAAATCATCTTTTTAATAGGATTGTGTTTTTCAAGTCTGTTTGCTGAAGGGTTAGAAGGGTTTTTCAACGCCTTAGAAGCCCAGCTTAAAAGCCCTATAGCTAAGGGAATTTTAATGGTGATTTTTATAGGGATTGCCATTTATGTGTGGAGAAATTTAGACAGGTGGAAAGAGATTTTATTCACCATACTTGGTGTGGTGTTTGGAATTTTCTTGTTTTTTAAAGCCCCTAGTTTAGCAAGCTGGTTTATGGGGATATTTTAA
- a CDS encoding DUF5718 family protein, giving the protein MQEFLGFGVVGNFAGHLEQAGESHSFINMKSEEKDAPKGLFPFYIPHEDSYLGRFCIDNEKIILPSDLSLKVQAEPEVALECEVKYDENHLVVELVPNFFMAFNDTSVRNLDAAKLSQKKNFSSGSKGMGQKLPIDKFAYGGVCNNFSIASFLKRNNLWHVYGENSKLLKYEFFYQKLLDWIKDRLNYQKDCDSLEALRPFLERHSFPTKMVVTIGATPYMPFAQTHFLKKDDEVVIIAYNHLQYSFEKIQNMLEENALQTKEHANISYVYQIVE; this is encoded by the coding sequence GTGCAAGAATTTTTAGGTTTTGGTGTGGTGGGGAATTTTGCAGGGCATTTGGAGCAAGCAGGAGAGAGTCATAGTTTTATTAACATGAAAAGTGAAGAAAAAGACGCACCCAAGGGGTTGTTTCCTTTTTATATTCCTCATGAAGATTCGTATTTGGGGCGTTTTTGTATTGATAATGAAAAGATTATTTTACCTAGTGATTTGAGCTTAAAAGTTCAAGCAGAGCCTGAAGTCGCTTTAGAATGTGAGGTTAAATACGATGAAAATCATTTGGTCGTTGAGCTTGTGCCTAATTTTTTCATGGCGTTTAATGACACTTCTGTGCGTAATTTAGACGCTGCAAAACTCTCGCAAAAAAAGAATTTTTCATCAGGTTCTAAGGGCATGGGGCAGAAACTTCCTATTGATAAATTTGCTTATGGGGGCGTGTGCAATAATTTTTCTATCGCATCGTTTTTGAAGCGTAATAACCTATGGCATGTTTATGGAGAAAATAGCAAATTGCTTAAATACGAGTTTTTTTATCAAAAGCTACTAGACTGGATTAAAGACAGGCTCAATTATCAAAAAGATTGCGATTCTTTAGAAGCCCTAAGACCTTTTTTAGAGCGCCATAGTTTTCCTACTAAAATGGTTGTAACTATCGGAGCCACCCCTTACATGCCTTTTGCTCAAACGCATTTCTTAAAAAAAGATGATGAGGTGGTTATTATTGCTTATAACCACTTGCAATATAGTTTTGAAAAAATCCAAAACATGCTAGAAGAGAATGCATTACAAACTAAAGAGCATGCTAATATTTCTTATGTTTATCAAATTGTGGAGTAG
- a CDS encoding MnmA/TRMU family protein produces MKKIKALALFSGGLDSLLSMKLLIEQGIEVTALHFNIGFGGNKDKREYFENATAQIGAKLLVCDIREQFFNDVLFKPKYGYGKYFNPCIDCHANMFRNAFYKMLELNADFVLSGEVLGQRPKSQRKEALDQVRKLVRSVGEEECFDKILDRNGTNNEKPQFLDELLLRPMSAKLLEPTFMEKKGWVNREKLLDVSGRGRSRQLQMVKDYGLKYYEKPGGGCLLTDIQVSNKIKNLKEHREMVIEDSVIVKMGRYFVLPNNARLVVARNEEENHKLDIKHPLMDKIELLDCKGPLSLVDKDASKEDKELAGRIALGYAKTLKEQAYLVQIGGKTCELYPLDKESARAYLLA; encoded by the coding sequence ATGAAAAAAATTAAAGCTTTAGCCTTATTTAGTGGGGGGCTAGATAGTTTGTTGTCTATGAAATTACTCATTGAGCAAGGCATTGAAGTAACCGCTTTGCATTTTAATATAGGATTTGGGGGGAACAAGGATAAAAGAGAGTATTTTGAAAACGCCACCGCTCAAATTGGAGCCAAGCTCTTAGTGTGTGATATTAGAGAGCAATTTTTTAATGATGTGTTGTTTAAGCCAAAATATGGTTATGGAAAATATTTCAACCCTTGTATAGATTGCCATGCAAACATGTTTAGAAATGCGTTTTATAAAATGCTTGAATTAAACGCTGATTTTGTTTTGAGTGGGGAAGTGCTAGGACAACGCCCCAAATCTCAAAGAAAAGAAGCGCTTGACCAAGTGAGAAAGCTCGTTCGAAGTGTGGGCGAAGAAGAGTGCTTTGATAAGATTTTAGATAGAAATGGCACAAATAATGAAAAGCCACAATTTTTAGATGAGTTGTTACTACGCCCTATGAGCGCTAAACTCTTAGAGCCTACCTTTATGGAAAAAAAGGGTTGGGTCAATAGAGAGAAGCTTTTAGATGTGAGTGGTAGGGGGCGTAGTAGGCAATTACAAATGGTAAAAGATTATGGCTTGAAATACTATGAAAAGCCAGGTGGGGGGTGCTTGCTTACGGATATTCAGGTGAGCAACAAGATTAAGAACTTAAAAGAGCATAGAGAAATGGTGATTGAAGATAGCGTGATTGTTAAAATGGGGCGTTACTTTGTCTTACCTAATAACGCTCGCTTGGTTGTGGCAAGAAACGAAGAAGAAAATCACAAGCTTGATATTAAACACCCCTTAATGGATAAAATTGAGTTGTTAGATTGTAAAGGCCCTTTAAGTTTGGTGGATAAAGACGCTAGCAAGGAAGATAAAGAATTGGCAGGGCGTATCGCTCTAGGCTATGCTAAGACGTTAAAAGAGCAAGCTTACTTGGTGCAAATTGGGGGTAAAACATGCGAGCTTTATCCCTTGGATAAAGAGAGTGCTAGGGCGTATTTATTGGCTTAG
- the dnaG gene encoding DNA primase translates to MITKSSIERLLQVVDVVDVVGSYVDLRKTGANYMARCPFHDERSASFSVNQAKGFYHCFGCGASGDSIKFVMEFEKLSFVEAVEKLAHRFNVALEYEKGTHYNTKEDYHLLEEVSSLYQAQLFNAPYFLNYLKQRGLSIESIQAFKLGLCTKTILPDIEHKGLDKDKLIELGVLGKNDGNRNDKNSPSNKIYLRFLERIMFPIYNPSAKVVGFGGRTLKDGMAKYINSPQTKLFDKSSLLYGYHLAKEQIYKQKQIIITEGYLDVILLHQAGFKNAVATLGTALTLSHLPLLKKGEPEIILSYDGDKAGQNAAYKASLMLAKEQRSGGVVLFDNNLDPADMVANNNIETLKALLSHPVAFIEFVLRHMASTYTLNDPLEKDKALKEMLNFLKGFSLLLQAEYKPLIATLLQVPLHVLGIKDSFATPFSNKRDTSVQKYPKNFAISSNLLSLEFLEKLVIRYLLEDRSLLDLAIGYIHSGVFLHKKQEFEALCQEKLDDPKLVALLLDTNLPLKKGGFEKELCLLILRYYERQLKEIPKSSLSFDEKVVFLKKAREAIIKLKQGELVAV, encoded by the coding sequence ATGATTACTAAAAGCTCCATTGAGCGTCTTTTACAAGTTGTAGATGTTGTAGATGTTGTAGGTTCGTATGTGGATTTAAGAAAAACCGGTGCAAATTACATGGCTCGTTGTCCGTTTCATGATGAGCGTAGTGCGAGTTTTAGCGTGAATCAGGCTAAGGGGTTTTATCATTGCTTTGGTTGTGGAGCGAGTGGGGATAGCATTAAATTTGTTATGGAGTTTGAAAAGCTTTCGTTTGTGGAAGCGGTTGAAAAATTAGCCCATAGATTCAATGTGGCCTTAGAATATGAGAAAGGCACACATTATAACACCAAAGAAGACTACCATTTGCTAGAAGAAGTGAGTTCGTTGTATCAAGCACAGCTTTTTAACGCCCCTTATTTTTTAAACTATTTAAAACAAAGGGGACTGAGTATAGAAAGCATTCAGGCATTCAAACTAGGGCTATGCACAAAAACAATACTTCCTGATATTGAGCATAAAGGCTTAGATAAGGACAAATTGATTGAGCTTGGAGTGCTTGGCAAAAATGATGGTAATAGAAACGATAAAAATAGTCCTAGTAACAAAATATATTTACGCTTTTTGGAGCGTATCATGTTTCCTATATATAATCCTAGTGCTAAAGTGGTGGGTTTTGGGGGACGCACCCTAAAAGATGGCATGGCTAAGTATATTAACTCACCCCAAACCAAGCTTTTTGATAAATCCAGCTTGCTCTATGGCTATCATTTGGCTAAGGAACAAATCTATAAACAAAAGCAAATTATCATCACAGAAGGCTATTTAGATGTGATTTTGTTGCACCAAGCGGGGTTTAAGAATGCAGTAGCCACACTTGGAACGGCTCTAACATTGTCGCATTTACCCTTGCTTAAAAAAGGTGAGCCAGAAATCATTCTTAGCTATGATGGGGATAAGGCTGGGCAAAACGCCGCTTATAAAGCGAGCTTAATGTTGGCTAAAGAGCAAAGAAGTGGCGGAGTGGTTTTATTTGATAATAACCTAGACCCAGCGGATATGGTAGCAAACAATAATATTGAAACCTTGAAAGCTTTATTGTCGCACCCTGTAGCTTTCATTGAATTTGTTTTAAGGCATATGGCAAGCACCTACACGCTCAATGACCCCTTAGAAAAAGATAAAGCTCTTAAAGAAATGCTCAATTTCTTAAAGGGCTTTTCATTGCTTTTGCAAGCTGAATACAAGCCACTCATTGCCACTCTTTTACAAGTGCCTTTGCATGTTTTGGGTATCAAAGATTCTTTTGCTACGCCTTTTTCTAACAAAAGAGATACAAGTGTTCAAAAATACCCTAAAAATTTTGCAATTTCTTCTAATCTTTTGAGTTTAGAATTTTTAGAAAAATTAGTGATTCGCTATCTTTTAGAAGACAGGAGCTTATTAGACTTGGCAATAGGCTATATTCATAGTGGGGTATTCTTGCATAAAAAACAAGAATTTGAAGCCCTATGTCAAGAAAAATTAGATGACCCCAAGTTAGTTGCGTTATTATTAGACACGAATTTACCCCTAAAAAAAGGGGGGTTTGAAAAGGAATTGTGCTTGTTGATTTTACGCTATTATGAACGGCAATTAAAAGAAATTCCTAAAAGCTCACTTTCTTTTGATGAAAAAGTGGTTTTTTTAAAAAAGGCTCGTGAAGCCATTATCAAATTAAAGCAAGGAGAATTAGTCGCTGTATGA
- a CDS encoding DUF3519 domain-containing protein: MYRDDLGGIDFVWGKGDKNGYGLEHILERREQQAINNGLSEQEAKEYALNVIKSIPEILEKGEKKPKGKRQGIEYNRMRVGLSDKIGNKKLNNQWVISSYEVYNSENELLLHSLAQDYKGQVKPLNSLENNHTTENLTTKEPNKEANTLKAYNESFENKNKEKNMKKLSFDEIKQLIDNAPTKGKDILLIGNENLTPEIVEYIHKKQRKVGIEKLNENEIKAFNFEYPKNAKIIIDYQGIQHALNKHGVNSANVRLSKQLPITYTDIANYRNIVNNADETIKKGNRIMSYKQINGHFVVVEQINRNQSEFLFKTMFKEKGNYKNGADYKKNISEN; the protein is encoded by the coding sequence ATGTATAGAGATGATTTAGGGGGGATTGATTTTGTATGGGGTAAGGGCGACAAAAACGGTTATGGACTAGAACACATTTTAGAGCGTAGAGAACAACAAGCCATTAATAATGGACTAAGCGAGCAAGAAGCGAAAGAATACGCTTTAAATGTAATTAAATCAATACCAGAGATACTAGAGAAAGGCGAGAAAAAGCCTAAAGGAAAGAGACAAGGCATTGAATACAATAGAATGAGAGTCGGTCTAAGTGATAAGATAGGGAACAAAAAACTAAATAATCAGTGGGTTATCAGTAGCTATGAAGTATATAACAGCGAGAATGAGCTACTATTACACTCTTTAGCCCAAGATTACAAGGGGCAAGTTAAACCCCTAAACTCACTTGAAAATAATCATACCACAGAAAATTTAACTACCAAAGAGCCAAACAAAGAAGCCAACACTTTAAAAGCGTATAATGAAAGCTTTGAAAATAAAAACAAAGAAAAAAACATGAAAAAACTCTCTTTTGATGAGATTAAGCAATTGATTGATAACGCCCCCACTAAAGGGAAAGACATTTTGTTAATAGGAAATGAAAATCTAACCCCTGAAATCGTGGAGTATATCCACAAGAAACAGAGAAAGGTAGGGATAGAAAAATTGAATGAAAATGAAATTAAGGCTTTTAATTTTGAATACCCTAAAAACGCTAAAATCATTATTGATTATCAAGGGATACAACACGCCCTAAATAAGCATGGCGTTAATTCAGCTAATGTTCGCTTAAGCAAGCAACTTCCTATCACATACACTGATATAGCAAACTACAGAAATATCGTAAATAACGCCGATGAAACCATTAAGAAAGGTAATAGGATAATGAGCTATAAGCAAATTAACGGGCATTTCGTGGTAGTGGAACAAATCAACAGAAATCAAAGCGAGTTTCTATTCAAAACCATGTTTAAAGAGAAAGGGAATTATAAGAATGGTGCAGACTACAAGAAAAATATCAGTGAGAATTAA
- a CDS encoding ketoacyl-ACP synthase III, whose translation MKFYASLKSIAMHAPDECVGNAEFQKFLDTSDEWIEKRTGIKERRFAQASEKSSDLGFMAAKKAIERAKLTPQDINLVIVATLSPDFLAMPSTACVLSAKLGIENKPAFDISAACTGFIYLLSVAKAYVESGMYENVLIVGAEKTSSVLDFKDRGTCILFGDGAGACVVGRTTDLKESILDVQTSANGNFSDYLYTPRTLQATPFSPHEDSSMPFLHMKGNEVFKLAVKTLLKDVEMILEKNALKPEDVRLFIPHQANLRIIQAVREHLDFKDEQVVLTVHKYGNTSAASIPMAMCEAYEEGRLKKGDLMLLDAFGGGLTWGSALVYFGGE comes from the coding sequence ATGAAGTTTTATGCCTCTCTTAAGTCAATTGCTATGCATGCTCCAGATGAGTGTGTAGGGAATGCGGAGTTTCAAAAATTTTTAGATACCAGTGATGAATGGATAGAGAAGCGAACAGGTATTAAAGAGCGGCGTTTCGCACAAGCGAGTGAAAAAAGTAGTGATTTGGGCTTTATGGCTGCTAAAAAGGCTATAGAGCGTGCAAAACTCACCCCACAAGACATTAATTTAGTTATTGTGGCGACATTAAGCCCTGATTTTTTAGCCATGCCCTCAACTGCTTGTGTGTTGAGTGCGAAATTAGGCATTGAGAACAAGCCCGCCTTTGATATATCAGCCGCTTGCACAGGCTTTATCTATCTATTGTCTGTAGCTAAGGCCTATGTTGAGAGTGGGATGTATGAAAATGTGCTGATTGTCGGAGCAGAAAAGACTAGTAGCGTGCTAGATTTTAAGGATAGGGGGACTTGTATTTTATTTGGTGATGGGGCTGGGGCGTGTGTAGTAGGTAGGACAACAGATTTAAAAGAGAGCATTTTAGATGTGCAAACTTCAGCGAATGGGAATTTTTCAGACTATCTCTACACGCCACGAACGCTTCAAGCAACGCCCTTTAGTCCGCATGAAGATAGCTCAATGCCTTTTTTACACATGAAAGGGAATGAAGTGTTTAAGTTGGCGGTTAAAACGCTTCTCAAAGATGTAGAAATGATTTTAGAAAAAAACGCTTTGAAACCTGAAGATGTGCGGCTGTTTATTCCGCACCAGGCGAATCTGAGAATCATTCAAGCCGTGAGAGAGCATTTAGATTTCAAAGATGAGCAAGTGGTTTTAACGGTGCATAAATACGGCAATACTTCAGCTGCAAGTATTCCTATGGCTATGTGTGAAGCCTATGAAGAAGGGCGTTTAAAAAAGGGTGATTTAATGCTTTTAGACGCTTTTGGTGGGGGTCTCACTTGGGGTTCAGCGTTAGTGTATTTTGGTGGGGAGTAA
- the plsX gene encoding phosphate acyltransferase PlsX, which translates to MKIVIDLMGADHGVLPVIEGVSRALENRSFSVVLVGDKNKATPFISKELASKVDIIHTQDYIRMEEVATEAIKRKESSIYLGMDILKNGADALISAGHSGATMGLATLRLGRIKGVERPAICTLMPSVGKRPGVLLDAGANTDCKPEYLVDFALMGYEYARSVLNYENPKVGLLSNGEEDIKGNMLVKETHKMLKNYDFFYGNIEGNDIFKGLVDVVVCDGFTGNVVLKTTEGVASAIGSIFKEEIKSSLKSKIGALMLKNAFNTLKQKTDYAEYGGAPLLGVNKSVIISHGKSNARAIECAIYQAISAVESQVCLRITKAFERLKSSRCECGTQNASSLL; encoded by the coding sequence ATGAAAATTGTCATAGACTTAATGGGAGCTGACCATGGGGTTTTACCTGTTATTGAGGGCGTTTCAAGAGCCCTAGAAAATAGGAGTTTTAGCGTTGTTTTGGTGGGGGATAAAAACAAGGCGACTCCTTTTATTTCTAAAGAGTTAGCGAGCAAAGTTGATATTATTCACACACAAGATTATATTAGAATGGAAGAAGTGGCTACTGAGGCTATTAAGCGTAAGGAATCTTCTATTTATTTGGGTATGGATATTTTGAAAAATGGTGCTGACGCTTTGATTTCAGCGGGACATAGCGGGGCTACTATGGGTTTAGCAACCTTACGCTTAGGGCGTATCAAAGGTGTAGAGCGACCCGCCATTTGCACTTTAATGCCTAGTGTTGGCAAACGCCCTGGTGTGTTGCTAGATGCGGGAGCGAATACTGATTGTAAGCCTGAATACCTGGTAGATTTCGCACTTATGGGGTATGAGTATGCTAGAAGTGTGTTAAATTATGAAAATCCTAAGGTGGGGCTTTTGAGTAATGGCGAAGAAGATATCAAAGGTAACATGCTTGTCAAAGAAACCCACAAAATGCTTAAAAACTATGATTTTTTCTATGGTAATATAGAAGGGAATGATATTTTTAAGGGACTTGTAGATGTCGTTGTGTGTGATGGTTTTACAGGTAATGTGGTGTTAAAAACGACTGAAGGTGTGGCTAGTGCGATAGGCTCTATTTTTAAGGAAGAAATTAAAAGCTCTCTTAAGTCTAAAATAGGGGCTTTAATGCTTAAAAACGCCTTTAACACCTTGAAGCAAAAAACCGATTATGCCGAGTATGGGGGTGCACCACTACTTGGGGTTAATAAAAGCGTGATTATTAGCCATGGTAAGAGCAACGCTAGGGCGATTGAATGTGCGATTTACCAGGCTATTAGTGCTGTTGAAAGTCAAGTTTGTTTGAGAATCACAAAGGCGTTTGAGCGTTTGAAATCATCTCGGTGTGAGTGTGGTACTCAGAATGCTAGCTCATTGTTGTAA